In Myxococcales bacterium, the following proteins share a genomic window:
- a CDS encoding penicillin acylase family protein encodes MSRLRQHLAWGLVCVSPLAAMGGCGNDDEDLAGTGGTGGTGGTGGTSGTGGSAGVDAGLDKGVFGERVPVTEMRAITGLTGSVNAVRDKYGWMHIYARNLEDAMRVEGFLMARDRGYQLEIARRLATGRLAELFAEADPGQVEDDITMRTIGLHRAAKAIYDGLDPTSDDKKAIDAFADGVTQWNAGFRSGKLKPPQVLEGMPASAFTDWSPVDSLAMARLQTWSLSYDADDDISRSEKVEKIRGVFNSTASDAAAKARAGILVDVFRFDPVEPANPLKGFKDVPLPADLGWGSGAAKLRSGKPNRNSPKQSPKVATPALPVALTAAAAPFVRSVGRIRDFFGGDEFFGSNNWAVMGSKTATGNAMVASDPHLGLSSPMVFWPTHLYIGSETEPEVEISGAAFPGIPGVVLGANRNLAWGSTVAAYDVTDVWKEKVAADGSGVMFKGQKVAFEKVKETIKIAGRPDYTWDVLIVPHHGPVVPEIDTDQKVKPAPADGNVLSVRWTGHQPTGEYKAVMALARAKNVDEARIALQPFGTGAQNWMFGDASGDILMFAQANIPYRDEKAYTWDPASFSGTMPCFVLDGEQGESEWTGQFLEEKYVPKVKDPSEGWVATANADQVGTTNDNDPTNDLLPNGKRFYLGCDFEEGLRQNRIHERLGAKVGSMTLDEMSSIQGDHRSALGSRLAKYLVAALEKAEAEKATPGANPGLAAVVADPRYATANVADVIDTLKKWESEAQFEAASGINAEDNTLNVDAKQALASKGALLFNAWMVRAIARTLEDEMVAADVGSLGTPKMVKGFIRLLTQDPTKLATYDAVSGQSALWDDMSTTSVVETRDDRLATAMLDALDDLVKLLGSDRTAWRWGALHRVKFKGLNPVWFVDLPGFDDPVFKQGFPRPGDQWNIDACNYGVSRSLATPLDFNYGSGPVQRFVAELTKTGPKLRNGMPGGTVLAKDSPFFRNEAELWRKNQTHDVPFEIDDVQAAAVAPGGEHVLFTP; translated from the coding sequence ATGTCGCGCCTTCGCCAGCATCTTGCCTGGGGTCTCGTGTGTGTGTCTCCGCTCGCTGCCATGGGCGGTTGCGGCAACGATGACGAGGACCTCGCCGGCACTGGCGGCACGGGCGGCACCGGCGGCACCGGCGGCACCAGTGGCACCGGCGGAAGTGCGGGCGTGGATGCCGGCCTCGACAAGGGTGTGTTCGGTGAGCGGGTCCCCGTCACCGAGATGCGCGCCATCACGGGTCTGACCGGATCGGTCAACGCCGTCCGCGACAAGTACGGCTGGATGCACATCTACGCGCGCAACCTCGAGGACGCGATGCGGGTCGAAGGTTTCTTGATGGCGCGTGATCGAGGCTACCAACTCGAGATCGCCCGGCGCCTGGCCACGGGGCGGTTAGCGGAGCTCTTCGCCGAGGCGGATCCGGGGCAGGTCGAGGACGACATCACGATGCGCACCATCGGCCTGCACCGGGCAGCCAAGGCCATCTACGATGGACTGGATCCGACCAGCGACGACAAGAAGGCCATCGACGCCTTCGCTGACGGCGTGACGCAGTGGAACGCCGGATTCCGAAGCGGCAAGCTGAAGCCGCCGCAGGTGCTCGAAGGCATGCCGGCGAGCGCGTTCACCGATTGGTCACCGGTGGACAGCTTGGCGATGGCGCGGCTGCAAACCTGGTCTCTCTCTTACGACGCAGACGACGACATCAGCCGCAGCGAGAAGGTCGAGAAGATCCGGGGTGTGTTCAACTCCACGGCGAGCGACGCGGCGGCCAAGGCCAGGGCCGGGATCCTGGTCGACGTCTTCCGCTTCGATCCCGTCGAGCCCGCCAACCCGCTCAAGGGTTTCAAGGACGTCCCGCTGCCTGCGGATCTCGGCTGGGGCTCCGGCGCCGCCAAGCTCCGCAGCGGCAAGCCGAACCGCAATTCGCCCAAGCAATCGCCGAAGGTCGCCACTCCGGCTCTCCCTGTCGCCCTGACCGCCGCCGCGGCGCCCTTCGTGCGCTCGGTGGGCCGCATCCGAGATTTCTTCGGCGGCGACGAGTTCTTCGGTTCGAACAACTGGGCCGTCATGGGCAGCAAGACCGCGACCGGTAACGCCATGGTGGCGAGTGATCCCCATCTGGGTCTGAGCTCGCCGATGGTGTTCTGGCCGACGCACCTCTACATCGGCAGCGAGACGGAGCCCGAGGTGGAGATCTCCGGCGCCGCGTTCCCCGGCATCCCGGGCGTCGTGCTCGGCGCAAACCGCAACCTGGCCTGGGGCTCGACCGTGGCTGCCTACGACGTCACGGACGTGTGGAAAGAGAAGGTCGCGGCGGACGGCAGCGGTGTGATGTTCAAGGGCCAGAAGGTCGCGTTCGAGAAGGTCAAAGAGACGATCAAGATCGCAGGTCGCCCGGACTACACCTGGGACGTGCTGATCGTCCCGCATCACGGGCCGGTCGTGCCCGAGATTGACACGGATCAGAAGGTCAAGCCGGCACCCGCGGACGGCAACGTGCTCAGTGTGCGCTGGACGGGACACCAGCCGACCGGCGAGTACAAAGCCGTGATGGCGCTGGCCCGCGCCAAGAACGTCGACGAGGCGCGGATCGCGCTCCAGCCCTTCGGCACCGGCGCGCAAAACTGGATGTTCGGCGACGCGAGCGGCGACATCTTAATGTTCGCACAAGCCAACATCCCGTACCGCGACGAGAAGGCCTACACCTGGGATCCCGCCAGCTTCAGCGGCACGATGCCGTGTTTCGTGCTGGACGGCGAGCAGGGTGAGAGCGAGTGGACCGGGCAATTCCTCGAAGAAAAGTACGTGCCGAAGGTCAAAGATCCGAGCGAGGGTTGGGTCGCGACCGCCAACGCCGATCAGGTCGGGACTACCAACGACAACGACCCGACGAATGACCTGTTGCCGAACGGCAAGCGCTTCTATCTCGGCTGTGATTTCGAGGAGGGCCTGCGCCAGAACCGGATCCACGAGCGGCTCGGTGCCAAGGTGGGGTCGATGACCCTCGACGAGATGTCGAGCATCCAAGGCGACCATCGCTCGGCGCTGGGCTCACGGCTCGCCAAGTACTTGGTCGCGGCGCTCGAGAAGGCCGAGGCGGAGAAGGCCACCCCCGGAGCGAATCCGGGGCTCGCCGCGGTGGTCGCTGACCCGCGTTATGCGACGGCGAACGTGGCAGACGTGATCGACACCCTGAAGAAGTGGGAGAGCGAGGCTCAGTTCGAAGCGGCCTCGGGCATCAACGCCGAAGACAACACGTTGAACGTCGATGCCAAACAGGCCCTGGCGAGCAAGGGCGCGTTGCTCTTCAACGCCTGGATGGTGCGGGCGATCGCGCGAACCTTGGAGGACGAGATGGTCGCGGCGGACGTCGGTTCGCTCGGCACGCCCAAGATGGTCAAAGGTTTCATCCGCCTCCTGACTCAAGACCCGACCAAGCTCGCCACCTACGACGCGGTCTCGGGTCAGAGTGCGCTGTGGGACGACATGAGCACGACGAGTGTCGTCGAGACGCGGGACGACCGACTCGCCACCGCGATGCTCGACGCCCTCGACGACCTGGTGAAGCTGCTCGGCAGCGACCGCACGGCTTGGCGCTGGGGTGCCCTGCACCGGGTCAAGTTCAAGGGCCTGAACCCGGTCTGGTTCGTCGACCTACCGGGGTTCGACGACCCGGTCTTCAAGCAGGGTTTCCCGCGCCCGGGCGATCAGTGGAACATTGACGCCTGTAACTACGGCGTCTCTCGCAGCCTCGCGACTCCGCTCGATTTCAACTACGGGTCCGGGCCGGTTCAACGCTTCGTTGCCGAGCTGACCAAGACCGGACCGAAGCTCCGAAACGGCATGCCCGGAGGCACGGTGCTCGCCAAGGACAGCCCGTTCTTCCGCAACGAGGCCGAGCTCTGGCGCAAGAACCAGACCCACGACGTGCCGTTCGAGATCGACGACGTGCAAGCGGCGGCGGTCGCCCCCGGCGGCGAGCACGTGCTCTTCACCCCGTGA